A single Deltaproteobacteria bacterium DNA region contains:
- a CDS encoding TlpA disulfide reductase family protein yields the protein MTKKWENTLWGVLSLLFISLAACEDLQKERNEVKNNRGMGTAGEAIIDRAPDFTLKDLQGRTFKLSENRGKPVLLMFGATWCPYCVQEIPRLKDIFAKYAPQGVAIVNIDIQESRAKVARFADKHKLPYRVLLDETAAVASNYDVQGVPNFTLIDKEGLVACRQCPSVEPLLDKMLKKS from the coding sequence ATGACGAAAAAATGGGAAAACACTCTCTGGGGGGTGTTGAGTTTGCTGTTCATCTCCTTGGCTGCCTGCGAGGACTTGCAGAAAGAGCGGAATGAAGTAAAGAATAATCGTGGAATGGGAACGGCCGGTGAGGCAATTATAGACCGGGCGCCGGATTTTACCTTGAAGGATTTACAGGGTCGCACCTTCAAGTTGAGTGAGAACCGGGGGAAGCCCGTGCTGCTGATGTTTGGCGCTACCTGGTGCCCCTACTGTGTGCAGGAAATTCCGCGTTTGAAGGATATTTTCGCCAAGTACGCCCCCCAGGGCGTTGCAATCGTCAATATTGACATCCAGGAATCACGGGCCAAGGTGGCGCGCTTCGCGGACAAGCACAAGCTTCCGTACCGGGTGCTGCTCGATGAAACGGCGGCAGTGGCCAGCAACTACGATGTCCAGGGCGTGCCCAACTTCACTCTAATAGACAAGGAAGGGCTGGTTGCCTGCCGGCAATGCCCATCCGTGGAACCGCTGCTGGATAAGATGTTAAAGAAAAGCTAA
- a CDS encoding sulfite exporter TauE/SafE family protein, producing MMENLLPSFSLYIAEASWLAFPAVYVGGLLISFTPCVYPVAPITIGFIGAHSAGSRWKGFRLSLIYVLGMAVTYTLLGGIAALSGKIFVQIQTNPWTYFLLANVCILIGLFQLGALSLPWQTPRCLANMQRRGKTTDVLGSFLVGVMSGLVVGPCTAPVLAILLSYVASRQNMILGMSLLFVFSLGMGTLLILMGTFAGLLSSLPRSGPWMERISRLAGWILLAMGEYLLINAGMLWF from the coding sequence ATGATGGAAAATTTGCTCCCGAGCTTCTCCTTATATATTGCCGAGGCCTCCTGGCTGGCTTTTCCGGCGGTTTATGTGGGCGGCCTCCTGATTAGTTTCACGCCTTGCGTCTATCCCGTGGCGCCGATCACCATCGGCTTTATCGGCGCGCACAGCGCCGGCTCCCGGTGGAAGGGCTTCAGGCTCTCTCTGATCTATGTGCTGGGCATGGCTGTCACCTACACTTTGCTGGGCGGCATTGCTGCCCTCTCGGGCAAGATATTCGTGCAGATCCAAACAAATCCCTGGACCTATTTTTTGCTGGCCAACGTCTGCATCCTGATTGGATTGTTCCAGTTGGGCGCCTTATCATTGCCCTGGCAGACGCCGCGGTGTTTGGCTAACATGCAACGCCGGGGAAAAACAACCGACGTCCTGGGAAGTTTTCTGGTCGGCGTCATGTCCGGGCTCGTGGTTGGTCCCTGTACGGCGCCCGTGCTGGCGATACTGCTGTCCTACGTTGCCTCGCGCCAGAATATGATTTTGGGTATGAGCCTGCTGTTTGTTTTTTCCCTGGGGATGGGGACTTTGCTCATCTTAATGGGTACTTTCGCCGGGCTGCTTTCTTCTTTGCCCCGGTCGGGGCCGTGGATGGAAAGAATCAGTCGTCTGGCGGGATGGATATTGCTGGCGATGGGCGAGTATCTACTGATCAATGCCGGGATGCTGTGGTTTTGA
- a CDS encoding FmdE family protein, which produces MDDKTIALPDDLRRCIEFHGHLCPGLVYGYLVAREAVRLLALGRSEDEEVVAFPENDSCAVDALQVMLGTTAGKGNLIFRDYGKNAYTVLKRKARRAFRFSRKTEYGYGGEDGAEFELLGKKIAAKTATPEENTRYRQMKAHDLLNKDFSAVFATEEIPPPEQPYAPLAPSAACARCGEMTMATRLVEAGSQVFYCLPCAGKKDAPSVPPATDN; this is translated from the coding sequence TTGGATGATAAAACGATAGCGCTGCCTGACGACCTCAGGCGCTGTATTGAATTTCATGGACATCTCTGTCCTGGCCTGGTTTATGGTTATCTGGTGGCCAGAGAGGCGGTCCGGCTGCTGGCTCTTGGCCGTTCCGAGGATGAGGAGGTGGTGGCCTTTCCGGAAAACGACTCCTGCGCCGTGGATGCCCTCCAGGTTATGCTGGGGACGACGGCTGGCAAAGGGAATCTGATCTTTCGGGATTACGGGAAAAATGCTTATACTGTTTTAAAACGGAAAGCGCGCCGGGCGTTTCGCTTTTCCCGCAAGACCGAGTATGGTTATGGCGGGGAAGATGGGGCCGAGTTTGAGCTGCTCGGGAAAAAGATTGCAGCCAAAACTGCCACTCCGGAGGAAAATACCCGGTACCGGCAGATGAAAGCCCATGATCTTTTAAACAAGGATTTTTCCGCCGTCTTTGCCACGGAAGAAATACCGCCGCCGGAACAGCCTTATGCGCCGCTGGCGCCTTCGGCGGCCTGTGCCCGGTGCGGAGAAATGACCATGGCCACCCGCTTGGTGGAGGCTGGGTCGCAAGTTTTTTACTGCCTCCCCTGCGCGGGGAAAAAGGACGCCCCGTCGGTCCCCCCGGCCACTGATAACTGA
- a CDS encoding class I adenylate-forming enzyme family protein → MDASKVQELYGRLSGYTVWQIIAESSQRLPHKLALVQGGRRLTYAELAQDVEALSTALTEAGLNKGDHVAMYMKNSIEFVELFYALQRLGVVVAWLNASYRESEARFIIQNSGARAVFIFEKWQGFDYLEAISTLKPELPKLELVVVAGMEAKAGAGLEGIRRFEELTPVGATVPPPALEPHDLSMLIYTSGTTGKPKGAMLSQSQVVRAGFSYSLGTDATEDDIFLAFLPMAHSYGCGALLVQPLLLGATLVLMEAFNPREAFRLIQEEKVTIQLAAPAHYIMELNDPQRGEYDLSSVRAGLIAGQIAPEGLISRVQEEMGIYISSFLGASEVGPGLSIILPYGTDMATRERYIGYPIYGTRIRIIAPETGEDRRSGEPGELLLSGWHVMSGYWDNPAETANQLKNGWLYTGDLVVREGNGPVQILGRMKECINRGGFKVIPSELEGLVVRHPCVAEACVVGTPNPVLGESICVCVKTNAGAPQLTLADLRAFLDGKIAPYKLPDELLVLPDFPRLGGGLKINRFGAGGVIELAKTSTAKEIYRR, encoded by the coding sequence ATGGATGCTTCTAAAGTTCAAGAGTTATACGGTCGCTTGAGCGGTTACACTGTCTGGCAAATCATAGCGGAAAGCTCGCAACGCCTGCCGCATAAACTTGCCCTTGTCCAGGGTGGGCGGCGCCTCACCTACGCGGAACTGGCCCAAGACGTGGAGGCGCTCTCCACCGCGCTGACCGAGGCGGGGCTGAATAAGGGCGACCACGTTGCGATGTACATGAAAAACTCCATCGAATTCGTGGAGCTTTTCTACGCGCTCCAGAGGCTGGGAGTAGTTGTGGCCTGGCTAAACGCCAGCTACCGGGAATCGGAGGCGCGCTTTATTATACAAAATTCCGGCGCGCGTGCGGTGTTCATCTTTGAAAAGTGGCAGGGCTTCGACTACCTGGAGGCGATTTCCACCCTCAAACCGGAACTGCCAAAACTTGAGCTGGTGGTGGTCGCGGGTATGGAAGCCAAAGCCGGTGCTGGTCTGGAGGGGATAAGAAGATTCGAGGAGCTGACTCCTGTTGGAGCAACGGTGCCTCCCCCCGCACTAGAGCCCCACGACCTCTCGATGCTCATCTACACCTCGGGCACCACCGGAAAACCGAAGGGAGCAATGCTCAGCCAATCCCAGGTGGTCCGCGCCGGTTTTTCCTACTCCCTGGGAACCGATGCAACCGAGGATGACATATTCCTGGCCTTTCTGCCCATGGCCCACTCCTATGGCTGTGGTGCGCTGCTCGTACAGCCGCTGCTCCTGGGCGCGACGCTGGTACTCATGGAGGCGTTCAACCCCAGGGAAGCCTTCCGCCTGATCCAGGAGGAAAAGGTTACGATCCAACTGGCAGCCCCGGCCCACTACATAATGGAGCTAAACGATCCCCAGAGGGGTGAATACGACCTCTCCTCGGTACGGGCGGGCCTCATCGCCGGGCAGATCGCGCCGGAAGGCCTGATTTCCCGCGTACAAGAGGAGATGGGGATCTACATCTCCTCTTTCCTGGGCGCCTCCGAGGTCGGCCCCGGACTCTCGATCATTCTGCCCTACGGCACCGACATGGCCACCAGGGAGCGTTATATCGGCTACCCGATCTATGGCACCCGGATAAGAATTATCGCCCCGGAGACGGGGGAGGACCGCCGGAGCGGAGAGCCAGGCGAACTACTCTTGTCCGGCTGGCACGTGATGAGCGGCTACTGGGACAACCCCGCGGAGACCGCCAATCAGTTGAAAAATGGCTGGCTTTACACGGGAGACCTGGTGGTGCGCGAGGGAAATGGCCCCGTCCAGATCCTTGGGCGTATGAAGGAGTGCATCAACCGCGGCGGTTTCAAGGTTATACCTTCCGAGTTGGAGGGGCTGGTCGTCAGGCATCCCTGCGTCGCCGAAGCTTGCGTCGTGGGCACCCCCAACCCGGTTCTCGGCGAATCAATCTGCGTCTGTGTAAAAACAAACGCAGGAGCTCCCCAACTGACGCTGGCGGACCTGAGGGCCTTCCTGGACGGGAAGATCGCCCCCTACAAGCTTCCGGACGAGCTATTGGTGCTCCCGGACTTCCCGCGCTTGGGCGGCGGCCTCAAAATCAACCGCTTCGGCGCCGGAGGCGTGATTGAGCTGGCCAAGACTTCAACCGCAAAGGAAATCTACCGCCGCTAA
- a CDS encoding molybdopterin-dependent oxidoreductase — MAKDVKEIFTDCTLCYHSCGTVVTVEDGKAVKIEGLKSHPLNKGKLCPKGEAALEHIYAPHRLKYPLKKVNGNWERVSWDQALDEIAGKLLQLKKEFGPSVLGVFSGSIGVENLEMAGLTQRFKAAFGSPNFFSVESICYRMRIRTRQITFGKYPTEELDSNLYILWGHNPDESDFPLQLALEENLKKGAKLVVIDPKKIPLADRADMYLRIRPGTDGAMALAMINVIINENLYDRDFIEKYTIGFDKLVPHIQKYTPEWAEKITWVAAADIRKLARLFAKTRGAGIYQGTNTQDQTANGTQNSRAFSILQIITGNINIPGGWVVSPRLALGNVGLSVTGEPLGADQYPLFYEVWGRKSPYGIVTCVPESVPDKIKAFMVIGGDPAISMADSNAFKDAFKRLELLVVHDLFLTETAALAHYVLPACSHLEKWGVAYTYNVCHCLPYLMLRKKAIEPLHECWSEWKLYTELAKKLGMGDQFPWQSEEELVTFELGPSGITFNQLLQEKPEGAFYQQKAYGMKETSFSTPTKHIEIYSDALANVGFDPLPTYLEPHRSPLSTPELLEKYPLILSTGNRNRYYTHGQFRKVKSLQEENPQPLAEIGPQTARRFGISDGDNITIETNKGVVRMKAKVEERVAEGVVLIPHGWPGEANANLLTDTECREPIMGYPDMKSLLCAIKIA; from the coding sequence ATGGCGAAAGACGTGAAGGAGATATTTACCGACTGTACGCTCTGTTACCACAGTTGCGGGACAGTCGTCACGGTGGAAGACGGTAAAGCCGTAAAGATCGAGGGACTGAAATCGCACCCCTTGAACAAAGGGAAACTGTGCCCGAAAGGAGAAGCAGCCCTCGAACACATCTATGCCCCGCACCGGCTGAAATATCCGCTAAAAAAGGTCAATGGAAATTGGGAGCGGGTGAGCTGGGATCAGGCCCTCGACGAGATAGCAGGGAAGCTCTTGCAGTTGAAAAAGGAATTCGGCCCCTCGGTGCTGGGCGTCTTCAGCGGCTCGATCGGCGTGGAAAATCTCGAGATGGCCGGTCTGACCCAGAGGTTTAAAGCTGCCTTCGGTTCGCCGAACTTTTTTTCCGTAGAGAGCATCTGCTATCGCATGAGAATCCGCACCCGGCAGATTACCTTCGGCAAGTATCCCACGGAGGAACTTGATTCCAATCTCTACATCCTCTGGGGTCACAACCCCGATGAGTCGGACTTTCCTTTACAGCTCGCCCTCGAGGAGAATTTGAAAAAGGGGGCCAAGCTGGTCGTTATTGATCCCAAGAAGATTCCCCTGGCCGATCGCGCCGACATGTATCTCCGGATCAGGCCGGGCACCGATGGCGCCATGGCGCTTGCCATGATAAACGTCATTATCAACGAGAATCTTTACGATCGTGATTTCATCGAGAAGTACACGATCGGATTTGACAAGCTTGTTCCGCACATACAAAAATATACGCCCGAGTGGGCGGAGAAGATCACCTGGGTCGCCGCCGCAGATATCCGCAAACTGGCCCGCCTTTTTGCCAAGACCCGAGGAGCGGGCATATATCAGGGAACAAACACCCAGGACCAAACGGCAAATGGCACGCAGAACAGCCGCGCGTTCTCCATTCTCCAGATCATCACGGGGAATATCAATATCCCGGGGGGCTGGGTGGTCAGCCCGCGCCTGGCCTTGGGCAATGTGGGTTTGAGCGTGACCGGAGAACCCCTGGGGGCCGACCAATATCCGCTCTTCTATGAAGTATGGGGCAGAAAGAGCCCCTACGGTATCGTGACCTGCGTTCCAGAAAGTGTACCGGACAAGATCAAGGCCTTCATGGTAATCGGTGGAGATCCCGCAATCTCGATGGCCGATTCGAATGCCTTCAAGGATGCGTTCAAGAGGCTGGAGCTCCTGGTCGTCCACGATCTCTTCCTGACGGAGACGGCAGCACTGGCCCATTATGTCCTTCCGGCCTGTTCCCACCTCGAGAAATGGGGGGTGGCTTATACCTATAATGTCTGCCACTGTCTGCCCTATCTCATGTTGAGGAAAAAGGCCATCGAACCGCTTCATGAGTGCTGGTCGGAATGGAAATTATACACCGAACTGGCAAAAAAGCTGGGGATGGGAGATCAATTCCCCTGGCAGTCGGAGGAAGAGCTGGTCACCTTTGAGTTGGGACCATCGGGAATTACCTTCAACCAACTTCTGCAGGAAAAACCGGAAGGCGCCTTTTATCAGCAGAAGGCCTACGGGATGAAAGAGACGTCTTTCTCAACCCCGACCAAACATATTGAGATCTACAGCGATGCCCTGGCAAACGTGGGTTTTGATCCCCTGCCCACCTACCTGGAGCCGCACCGCAGTCCTTTAAGTACCCCTGAATTATTGGAAAAGTATCCCCTCATTCTTTCCACGGGGAATAGAAATCGCTACTATACGCACGGACAATTCAGGAAGGTAAAATCCCTGCAAGAGGAAAACCCTCAACCGCTGGCGGAAATAGGCCCGCAAACAGCCCGGCGCTTCGGGATCAGCGACGGGGATAACATCACGATTGAAACAAACAAGGGCGTGGTCCGCATGAAAGCCAAGGTTGAGGAACGGGTGGCGGAAGGCGTGGTCCTCATACCCCACGGGTGGCCCGGGGAGGCCAACGCCAATCTGCTTACGGACACGGAGTGCCGGGAGCCCATTATGGGTTACCCCGACATGAAATCGCTCCTGTGTGCCATCAAGATCGCATAG
- a CDS encoding hydratase, which translates to MIELHKNQGILLVNGKETVHYSEGITPADVQRIIPSFRGTERMLRKKEARRATMAFGILAAHQQGTEGKGLRIRFDALASHDITYVGIVQTARASGLKNFPVPYALTNCHNSLCAVGGTINEDDHLFGLSAAQKYGGIYVPAHQAVIHQYVRERMAGCGKMIMGSDSHTRYGALGAMGIGEGGPELVKQVIGRTYDTVWPEVVAVFLEGKPRDGVGPQDVALAIIRAVFRNGFVQNRVMEFVGPGIGNLSVDFRNGIDVMTTETTCLSTIWRTDEKVADYYRTHGREEEYRKLDPGGVAYYDGLIWVDLSRMEPMIALPFHPSNAFAIRELKTDLTDILRETEKQALKQLENRDLKYCLTDKVVAGKLKVDQGVIAGCAGGTFENIVYAAALLQGHSIGNEEFSLSFYPASQPILIELTRKGMLTSLLESGATMRTAFCGPCFGAGDVPPNQGLSIRHTTRNFPNREGSSPQDGQIASVALMDARSIAATALNRGFLTGADEISFHPRRTRYHFLAGVYENRVYQGYGKAKPDIPLRFGPNIVDWPAMSALPDQLCLIVAAVITDPVTTTDELIPSGETSSYRSNPLKLASFTLSRKDPQYVRRAGEAHALEKMRLSFLKDGKTDARLLTAVKPWATAFAPGISSKEFLRTTGLGSLVFMRKPGDGSAREQAASCQKVLGGWVNIANAYATKRYRSNLINWGMLPFTTAENGAEKLAVQDAVFFPSLRKAVQDGAEIIAALILKEDGRIIPLALELKKLPQVDREILLAGSLINFYKLFPDWS; encoded by the coding sequence ATGATCGAATTGCATAAGAACCAGGGCATACTGCTTGTGAACGGCAAGGAGACCGTCCATTATTCAGAAGGAATAACGCCGGCGGATGTGCAGAGAATAATCCCTTCCTTTCGGGGGACGGAACGGATGCTCAGGAAAAAAGAGGCCCGGAGGGCCACGATGGCCTTCGGCATCCTCGCCGCGCATCAGCAGGGAACGGAGGGCAAAGGTCTGAGAATCCGTTTCGACGCCCTGGCTTCCCACGACATTACCTATGTCGGCATTGTTCAGACGGCGCGAGCCAGCGGGTTGAAGAACTTCCCCGTTCCCTACGCGCTGACCAATTGCCACAACAGCCTCTGTGCGGTCGGCGGCACCATCAACGAGGATGATCACCTCTTCGGCCTCTCGGCGGCGCAGAAGTACGGCGGGATCTATGTCCCGGCCCACCAGGCGGTTATCCACCAGTACGTGCGGGAACGGATGGCCGGCTGTGGCAAGATGATCATGGGTTCGGACAGCCACACCCGCTACGGCGCGCTGGGCGCCATGGGGATCGGCGAGGGCGGTCCGGAGCTCGTGAAACAGGTTATCGGCCGGACCTACGACACGGTCTGGCCGGAGGTGGTCGCCGTCTTTCTGGAAGGTAAGCCCCGTGACGGCGTGGGACCACAGGATGTGGCGCTCGCAATTATCCGGGCCGTCTTCAGGAACGGCTTCGTGCAGAACAGGGTCATGGAATTCGTCGGCCCGGGGATCGGGAATCTTTCCGTTGACTTCCGTAACGGCATAGACGTTATGACCACGGAGACGACCTGCCTTTCCACGATCTGGCGCACCGATGAAAAAGTGGCGGACTACTACCGCACGCATGGCCGGGAAGAAGAGTACCGGAAACTCGATCCGGGGGGCGTGGCCTATTACGACGGACTAATCTGGGTGGACCTCTCCCGGATGGAGCCGATGATCGCCCTCCCGTTTCACCCGAGCAATGCCTTCGCCATCCGGGAGCTGAAGACGGACCTGACGGACATCCTGCGGGAAACTGAAAAGCAGGCGCTGAAACAGCTCGAAAACCGGGATCTGAAATATTGTCTCACCGACAAGGTCGTCGCAGGAAAACTCAAGGTGGATCAGGGGGTTATAGCCGGCTGCGCGGGAGGAACCTTCGAAAACATCGTTTACGCCGCGGCCCTCTTGCAGGGCCATTCCATCGGTAATGAGGAATTCTCCCTGAGCTTTTATCCGGCGAGTCAGCCGATCCTGATCGAGCTGACGCGCAAAGGGATGCTGACCTCCCTTCTGGAAAGCGGGGCCACCATGCGGACGGCCTTCTGCGGCCCCTGTTTCGGCGCGGGGGATGTGCCGCCGAACCAGGGTCTCAGCATTCGTCACACGACGCGCAACTTCCCGAACCGCGAGGGATCCAGCCCCCAGGATGGCCAAATCGCCTCCGTCGCATTGATGGACGCCCGCTCCATCGCGGCAACCGCGCTGAACCGGGGCTTTCTGACCGGCGCCGATGAAATCTCCTTTCATCCCCGCCGCACGCGCTACCATTTTTTGGCAGGCGTTTACGAAAACCGGGTCTATCAGGGCTACGGCAAAGCGAAACCTGATATCCCCCTGCGCTTTGGGCCAAATATCGTGGATTGGCCCGCCATGTCCGCCCTGCCGGATCAACTCTGCCTGATCGTCGCCGCCGTGATTACGGATCCGGTAACCACGACGGACGAGCTGATCCCGTCGGGGGAGACCTCCTCCTACCGGTCCAACCCGCTGAAGCTGGCCTCCTTCACGCTCTCCCGGAAGGATCCGCAGTATGTGAGGCGCGCCGGTGAAGCCCACGCGTTGGAGAAAATGAGGCTCTCTTTCCTGAAAGACGGCAAGACGGATGCCCGGTTGCTTACGGCCGTCAAACCCTGGGCAACCGCATTCGCCCCCGGAATCTCCTCCAAGGAGTTCCTCCGGACAACTGGCCTCGGCAGCCTCGTCTTCATGCGGAAACCGGGGGACGGTTCGGCGCGGGAGCAGGCGGCCTCCTGTCAGAAGGTTTTGGGAGGCTGGGTCAATATCGCCAACGCGTACGCCACCAAGAGGTACCGGAGCAACCTTATCAACTGGGGGATGCTGCCGTTCACCACGGCGGAGAACGGCGCAGAAAAGCTGGCGGTCCAGGATGCGGTGTTTTTTCCATCTCTGCGCAAGGCGGTTCAGGACGGGGCGGAAATTATCGCAGCGCTGATTCTGAAGGAGGACGGCCGGATCATCCCGCTGGCCCTGGAGCTCAAGAAACTGCCCCAGGTGGATCGGGAAATCCTGCTGGCCGGCAGTCTGATCAATTTTTATAAACTCTTTCCTGACTGGTCATAA